DNA sequence from the Mus caroli chromosome X, CAROLI_EIJ_v1.1, whole genome shotgun sequence genome:
GTCAGCCAGTGAGGCGCGGGCTGCAGAAAAGCGCCCTGCTGAAGATTATGTGCCCCGGAAAGCAAAACGAAAAACAGATAGGGGGACAGATGATTCTCCCAAGAACTCCCAAGAGGACTTACAGGACAGGCATGTAAGCAGTGAGGAGATGATGAGAGAGTGCGCAGATATGACTAGGGCTCAGGAAGAgctgaggaagaggcagaaaatgGGTGGTTTTCACTGGGTGCAAAGAGATGCACAGGATGCTTTAGTCCCCAGGGGCCAGCGGGGAGTCAGGGGGGTGAGGGGCGGCggaggcaggagccagaggggcCTACATGACATCCCATACCTTTAATGCCTTTGGCCTTCAATTCTGACCtctctgaagagaaagaacactGCTGGCCCCGCTTTCCCTGGTAGATTCTTGCCAGGCCTGTGCTTTAACCTTCAGCCGAAACTCTGCTTTAGGCGTCACTGTCCTTACCAGCAGCCTTCTGACCCAACTCCAGTGCTGTCTGTCTTTTAGTACAGGATTTTCACCCATGTGCATGTACAttgtaaaataacaataaaaagtttGCAGAACTACATCTCTATGGTATTGGCCTGTTTCTATAAAATGTAACTATGTTTGCAGAATGCATCTCAGCACAAAGAAAACTATGGAAGCATACATCAAAGCTCTAACAATGCTTAGCACTACAAGGACAATGTACAGATGCAATCATCAGGTGGTTGGAGAGTTCCTGCCATTTCCCTACTGGTTATAACCAGATCAGTTCAAACTGTGGCCTCTCTCCTGGGTCCTCTAATGCCCTCTTGCTcttttatatattaatgtatttagATTATGACTgtcataataataattttaaaaacagaaaatcataTGACAACCTGGTGAACTATTAAAGAAGTTTAGGGTGGCAATGAAGACATCTAAAACTCCTTTTTGTTTGAATGTAAAATCAGCAAAATTCACATTACTTCTGGAACTTGGCATTTATAATGCATCTTGTGCTGTAAAGGGTCAATCTTGTCATATATAAGATGGGGATAATAGTTGGCTCCCAGGACTGCACAATAGCTTATATATCATGCTAAGAATGGGCATGTGGAGGGGCCAGACCCTGAACCTTGTCAACTGAGCGAGGGCTGAGAATAGTTCCCACCTGTTTCCCCGGGAACAACTGCAGGCAGCTGAGATGAAGGCTCTGTCTGGCTCCTGTTGGCCTCTAGAGGATTATGCATAAAACCTTCTGCTGTATCTTTTTAGGTATCATGGATTTCAGATTATGATATTCAAGA
Encoded proteins:
- the Tceal3 gene encoding transcription elongation factor A protein-like 3, with amino-acid sequence MEEVRGENEGKLEKEGKPEDEVEPEDEEKSDEEEKPDKKAKPAPRQGKPEEGAKPDEQGQDEGKPEKQGKSDGEGKRQGESKPDSQAKSASEARAAEKRPAEDYVPRKAKRKTDRGTDDSPKNSQEDLQDRHVSSEEMMRECADMTRAQEELRKRQKMGGFHWVQRDAQDALVPRGQRGVRGVRGGGGRSQRGLHDIPYL